One part of the Armatimonadota bacterium genome encodes these proteins:
- a CDS encoding metallophosphoesterase → MNEIFEAVRQDDDIDRRGFLKCMAWAGSGVLFGMVGGIPRSFNLSQIALDQNVAKAAGAMMAESSFSFVQISDSHIGFSKDANKDVLGTLQAAVGKINGADAKPDLLIHTGDLSHLSKDEEFDALDQILKDVRVGERFFVPGEHDILVDNGKNYRERYGKKALGDGWYSFDHHGVHFIALVNVMNLKPGGMGQLGEAQLDWLAKDVQSLSSSTPIVVFAHVPLWTVYPEWGWGTDDGTRALELLKRFGSVTVLNGHIHQTMQKVEGNMTFHTACSTAFPQPKPGQAKGPGPMIVPASELRGLLGLTSVHYMEHDSHLAIVDSTLKDTDAASNSVSIENFTFSPTSLGVTAGSGVVWTNRDDIPHTVVHKDGLFRSKVLDTGDTFEFAFRKGGTFEYYCSLHAHMVGKVVVS, encoded by the coding sequence ATGAACGAAATTTTTGAGGCCGTTCGCCAGGACGACGACATCGACCGGCGAGGCTTTCTCAAGTGCATGGCATGGGCGGGTTCGGGCGTGCTATTCGGCATGGTCGGCGGAATTCCCCGGTCTTTCAATCTCTCCCAGATCGCCCTCGATCAGAACGTCGCCAAGGCGGCGGGCGCGATGATGGCCGAGTCTTCCTTCTCGTTTGTCCAGATCAGCGACAGCCACATCGGCTTCAGCAAGGACGCCAACAAGGACGTCCTCGGCACGCTTCAGGCCGCCGTCGGCAAAATCAATGGCGCAGACGCCAAACCCGATCTTCTGATTCACACCGGCGACCTTTCGCACCTATCGAAGGACGAGGAGTTCGACGCCCTCGACCAGATATTGAAGGACGTCCGCGTCGGCGAGCGATTCTTTGTTCCCGGCGAGCACGACATTTTGGTCGACAACGGCAAGAACTACCGCGAGCGGTACGGCAAAAAGGCGCTTGGCGACGGTTGGTACAGCTTTGACCATCACGGTGTCCATTTCATCGCCTTGGTGAACGTAATGAACTTGAAGCCGGGCGGCATGGGCCAGTTGGGCGAAGCCCAACTGGATTGGCTAGCCAAAGATGTTCAGAGTCTCTCGTCGAGCACGCCAATCGTCGTATTCGCCCACGTACCGCTTTGGACCGTCTATCCCGAATGGGGATGGGGGACCGACGACGGCACCCGCGCTCTCGAACTGCTGAAGCGATTCGGATCGGTCACGGTCCTTAACGGCCACATCCACCAAACGATGCAGAAAGTGGAGGGCAACATGACTTTCCATACCGCCTGCTCTACCGCTTTTCCCCAGCCCAAACCCGGTCAAGCCAAGGGTCCTGGCCCGATGATCGTGCCCGCCAGCGAGCTTCGAGGACTCCTTGGTCTGACTTCGGTTCACTACATGGAGCACGACAGCCATCTTGCCATCGTCGATTCGACGCTGAAGGACACCGATGCTGCGTCGAACTCCGTCTCCATCGAAAATTTCACTTTCAGCCCAACCTCCCTTGGGGTAACCGCCGGATCGGGGGTGGTTTGGACCAACCGGGATGACATCCCTCATACCGTGGTTCATAAGGATGGACTCTTTCGGTCGAAGGTTCTGGATACCGGCGACACGTTCGAGTTCGCCTTCCGCAAGGGCGGAACCTTCGAATATTACTGCTCGCTCCATGCCCACATGGTGGGCAAAGTGGTCGTCTCTTGA
- a CDS encoding DUF4870 domain-containing protein, whose protein sequence is MTASFICFRASARLSSEFGRTVLRFSEFNSNLILTFLRLNRFILRPKVKMSEMPPNSDAPEPTPEPTSTPATEATSAPTESAPTPPMSAPTAAYPRAGGMVTQDEKTYAMLAWFLSIIFGLLAPLIIFLISNDKPFAKRHAAMALGFEIAMTICSIISGILMAVLIGLIILPVVIIFALVINIMGGMAASRGENYEPPIFGPMIAKMFNV, encoded by the coding sequence ATGACCGCGTCCTTCATCTGCTTTCGCGCGTCGGCAAGGTTGTCGAGCGAGTTTGGCAGGACCGTTCTCAGGTTCTCCGAATTCAACTCTAACCTGATTCTTACTTTTTTACGCCTAAATCGCTTTATCTTGCGTCCTAAAGTTAAGATGTCTGAGATGCCACCAAACTCGGATGCCCCGGAGCCGACTCCGGAACCCACTTCGACGCCTGCAACCGAAGCAACTTCCGCACCGACCGAATCTGCTCCGACGCCACCTATGTCCGCGCCAACAGCCGCTTATCCTCGAGCAGGCGGTATGGTGACCCAAGACGAGAAGACCTACGCGATGCTCGCGTGGTTCCTATCCATCATTTTTGGCCTACTTGCTCCACTGATCATCTTCCTGATCTCGAACGACAAGCCGTTCGCCAAGCGACACGCGGCGATGGCCCTCGGATTTGAAATCGCCATGACAATTTGTTCGATTATTTCGGGAATCTTAATGGCAGTCCTCATCGGCTTGATTATTCTTCCGGTAGTCATCATATTCGCGCTTGTGATCAACATTATGGGTGGAATGGCCGCTAGCCGAGGCGAGAACTACGAGCCGCCGATCTTCGGCCCGATGATCGCTAAGATGTTTAACGTATAG
- a CDS encoding GNAT family N-acetyltransferase yields the protein MPLTSDGRCYRVRPISAVDREHLQIGLGKMSPTTLYQRFHHYRRAFTDAELDFLTACDGKTHIAYVCRAIDDDGEEGEGVGVARVYRDTRDPKVGEVAIVVIDSWQNTGVGTALIQALADHCRQVGILDWRAVIVGDNDRVLHLLSRVGKVVERVWQDRSQVLRIQL from the coding sequence GTGCCCCTCACGTCCGATGGCCGTTGCTACCGAGTCCGCCCCATTTCGGCGGTCGATCGTGAGCATCTGCAGATCGGCTTAGGCAAAATGAGCCCGACCACGCTTTACCAGCGGTTCCACCACTATCGTCGAGCTTTTACGGATGCCGAACTCGACTTTCTGACCGCGTGCGACGGCAAAACCCACATCGCTTATGTCTGCCGGGCCATCGACGACGATGGCGAGGAGGGCGAGGGTGTCGGCGTTGCGCGGGTCTATCGCGATACTCGCGATCCAAAGGTCGGCGAGGTCGCCATTGTCGTGATCGACTCTTGGCAGAACACCGGCGTGGGAACCGCGCTCATTCAAGCCTTGGCCGACCATTGTCGCCAAGTCGGAATCCTCGATTGGCGGGCTGTAATCGTGGGCGATAATGACCGCGTCCTTCATCTGCTTTCGCGCGTCGGCAAGGTTGTCGAGCGAGTTTGGCAGGACCGTTCTCAGGTTCTCCGAATTCAACTCTAA
- a CDS encoding pyridine nucleotide-disulfide oxidoreductase, whose amino-acid sequence MSTEQFEVVIVGGGTAGVDMAARLRRHFSPASIALLEPSEHHYYQPLWTLVGGGEATKEQSMHLEKDVLPHDITWIKERAAEFVPSENLVVTDGGRHLTYRFLIVAPGIKIDWAAIPGLPEALKDDPRVSSNYDYNLAEKTWRAVQNFKGGQALFTHPATPVKCGGAPQKIMYLAEDYWRIHGVRPNAKVDGFFSTGGIFPIPAYAKTLNEVLQRKEITMHFRRDLIEIRPETSEAVFRNLDAPDEIETVRYDFMHVTPKMFPPDVVAKSPFAVADGPTKGWFKVDVKTLQNPDYPSVFALGDSAALPTSKTGAAVRKQAVVVEKNLMSVMKGESLTAEYNGYTSCPIVTGYGKLVLAEFGYDDKIMSSFPFDTTKERWSMYMLKKHGLPVMYWDLMMKGLA is encoded by the coding sequence ATGTCAACCGAACAATTTGAAGTCGTCATCGTGGGTGGAGGCACCGCCGGCGTCGATATGGCCGCCCGACTTCGCCGCCACTTTTCCCCCGCCTCGATCGCCCTCTTGGAGCCGAGCGAGCACCACTATTACCAGCCGCTTTGGACGCTGGTCGGGGGCGGCGAAGCCACGAAGGAGCAGTCGATGCACCTGGAAAAGGATGTTTTGCCCCACGACATCACGTGGATCAAGGAGCGCGCCGCCGAGTTCGTGCCGAGCGAGAATCTGGTCGTTACCGACGGTGGACGCCACCTGACATACCGATTCCTCATCGTAGCTCCAGGAATCAAGATCGACTGGGCGGCTATTCCCGGCCTGCCCGAAGCATTGAAGGATGATCCGCGTGTTTCGTCGAACTACGACTACAACCTGGCCGAGAAGACTTGGCGAGCCGTGCAGAACTTCAAAGGCGGACAAGCGCTCTTCACCCATCCGGCCACACCCGTCAAGTGCGGCGGTGCGCCGCAGAAGATCATGTACTTGGCCGAGGACTACTGGCGCATCCACGGCGTGAGACCGAACGCGAAGGTCGACGGATTCTTCTCGACCGGCGGCATCTTCCCGATTCCAGCGTACGCCAAGACCCTCAACGAGGTTCTCCAGCGCAAGGAGATCACCATGCACTTCCGCCGCGACCTGATCGAGATTCGGCCCGAGACGAGCGAAGCCGTGTTCCGCAACCTCGACGCGCCAGACGAGATCGAAACGGTCCGATACGATTTTATGCACGTGACACCGAAGATGTTCCCGCCCGATGTGGTGGCCAAGAGCCCGTTTGCGGTAGCCGATGGTCCGACCAAGGGCTGGTTTAAGGTGGACGTGAAGACCCTTCAGAACCCGGACTATCCCAGTGTCTTCGCCCTCGGCGACTCGGCCGCGCTTCCGACGAGCAAGACCGGCGCGGCCGTGCGCAAGCAGGCGGTCGTGGTGGAAAAGAACCTGATGTCGGTGATGAAGGGCGAGAGCCTGACCGCTGAGTACAACGGCTACACGTCGTGCCCGATCGTGACCGGCTATGGCAAGCTAGTGCTGGCCGAGTTTGGCTACGACGACAAGATCATGTCCAGCTTCCCGTTCGACACGACCAAGGAGCGTTGGTCGATGTATATGCTGAAGAAGCACGGCCTGCCGGTGATGTACTGGGATCTGATGATGAAGGGTTTAGCGTAG
- a CDS encoding arabinogalactan endo-1,4-beta-galactosidase, translated as MLSTALVAILAQTSSAQDFAFGADLSFLRQAEQHGTVFKDTDKPMPGLQIFRNHGYNWIRLRIFVDPKTLPNSLDYTIAEAKDAKKLGYKFLLDFHYADDWADPGKQPIPAAWRGQTHRQLTQTVFDYTRDTIQAFREADVLPDMVQVGNEIISGMLWPDGKLPDHWDNFADLVSAGVRGVAAGSGDGPKPRIMIHIDRGGDMKGTKYFFDHLNAYGIPYDVIGQSYYPWWHGSLMDLRANLDFMANTYKKDIMLAEVAYNWRPGEYMRHPGPFPESPEGQRQFLDEVTRLVLATPNGLGKGVFWWEPAVEGPLRRRGMFGDDGNALPVVSVFDKWTRH; from the coding sequence ATGTTGTCCACAGCCCTCGTCGCGATCCTCGCCCAGACGTCCAGCGCCCAAGACTTTGCCTTCGGTGCCGACCTGTCTTTTCTGCGCCAAGCGGAGCAGCACGGCACCGTCTTCAAAGACACCGACAAGCCGATGCCCGGCCTGCAGATTTTCCGCAACCATGGCTACAACTGGATCCGCCTTCGCATCTTCGTTGATCCCAAAACCCTTCCGAACTCGCTCGACTACACCATTGCCGAGGCCAAGGACGCCAAGAAGCTGGGCTACAAATTCCTCCTCGATTTTCACTACGCCGACGACTGGGCTGACCCCGGCAAGCAACCGATTCCCGCCGCTTGGCGTGGCCAGACCCATCGCCAGCTCACCCAAACCGTGTTTGACTACACCCGCGACACGATTCAGGCGTTCCGCGAAGCCGACGTTCTGCCCGATATGGTGCAGGTCGGAAACGAAATCATCAGCGGCATGCTGTGGCCGGACGGCAAACTCCCCGACCATTGGGACAACTTCGCGGACCTCGTCAGCGCGGGAGTTCGCGGAGTCGCGGCCGGAAGCGGAGACGGACCCAAGCCCCGCATCATGATCCACATCGACCGAGGCGGCGACATGAAGGGCACGAAGTACTTCTTCGACCATCTCAATGCGTACGGAATCCCGTACGATGTCATCGGCCAATCCTACTATCCGTGGTGGCACGGCTCGCTGATGGACCTTCGCGCGAATCTCGACTTCATGGCCAATACGTACAAGAAGGACATCATGCTAGCCGAAGTCGCGTACAATTGGCGTCCCGGCGAGTACATGCGTCACCCAGGGCCGTTCCCTGAGAGCCCGGAAGGGCAAAGGCAGTTCCTCGATGAGGTGACGCGCCTGGTGCTTGCGACGCCGAACGGCCTTGGCAAAGGCGTGTTTTGGTGGGAACCAGCGGTGGAGGGTCCGTTGCGTCGCCGAGGAATGTTCGGCGATGATGGCAACGCCCTACCGGTCGTCAGCGTCTTCGACAAGTGGACTCGGCACTAG
- a CDS encoding phytanoyl-CoA dioxygenase family protein: protein MSNTIVAPSAEEIRQEFFEKGYYLAKGVFSPTEVAELERDFDRIVDQLNASGENTNARWGGAAMDKMGVADTVVTHTHNVQKFSAAWSLALFQERFLDVTEAILGPDIVLHHTKLFQKPAENGAPFPMHQDWDYFPSVKDSMIAGVIHVSQATDEMGCLRVFPGTHKLGRLDQSNGHADGEILSKYPIEEATPIEAEPGDVVFFHYFTIHGSMPNRSNEIRKTVLVQMLSGDDRIEDGITHPNVRLVLRGFNHHVTRAIANED from the coding sequence ATGAGCAACACGATCGTCGCACCGTCCGCCGAAGAAATTCGTCAGGAATTTTTCGAGAAGGGCTACTACCTCGCCAAAGGCGTTTTCTCGCCCACCGAGGTGGCCGAGCTTGAGCGCGACTTCGATCGGATCGTCGATCAGTTGAACGCTTCGGGCGAGAACACCAATGCGCGATGGGGCGGGGCGGCGATGGATAAGATGGGGGTCGCCGACACGGTCGTGACGCATACGCACAACGTGCAGAAATTCTCGGCGGCTTGGTCGTTGGCGCTCTTTCAAGAGCGTTTTCTCGACGTCACCGAGGCGATTTTAGGCCCCGACATCGTGCTCCACCACACCAAACTGTTCCAAAAACCGGCGGAAAACGGCGCGCCGTTCCCGATGCACCAGGACTGGGACTACTTTCCGAGTGTGAAGGACTCGATGATCGCGGGAGTCATCCACGTGAGCCAAGCGACGGACGAGATGGGATGTCTGCGGGTTTTTCCGGGCACCCACAAGCTAGGTCGGCTGGACCAATCGAACGGGCACGCGGACGGAGAAATCCTGTCGAAGTACCCGATCGAGGAGGCGACGCCAATCGAAGCCGAGCCGGGCGACGTCGTGTTCTTCCACTACTTCACCATCCACGGCTCGATGCCGAATCGCTCGAACGAAATTCGGAAAACCGTGCTGGTGCAGATGCTTTCTGGCGACGACCGAATCGAGGATGGGATCACGCACCCGAACGTGCGCCTGGTGTTGCGGGGCTTTAACCATCACGTCACGCGGGCGATCGCGAACGAAGACTAG
- a CDS encoding helix-turn-helix domain-containing protein: MDTPTYLLTVEPGGICIFDREPTNSQHSHPYWEICLVLRGTGEYIESGATYPVGPGVLFASPPNVVHEIRSPKTRDLELFFVSFTTKGSPGGMGDEDDLVVEAFLRGHEVLLPDMSSLRPFVDLILGTASQGMQNKLARLFALEAMDRLRTGPKSTTERVAVSPEIRRALEFIDSQCDRSLTIGEVADHVSLSARSIHRRFVTQLGHSVAKEIRRRKMRRAAHLLLMGYSVQEVAHTVGIEDPSQFSAAFLAEIGSRPKKFQQTYLPGNLR, encoded by the coding sequence ATGGACACGCCAACTTATCTGCTCACCGTTGAACCTGGCGGCATCTGCATTTTCGACCGGGAACCGACCAATTCTCAGCACAGCCACCCCTATTGGGAGATTTGTTTGGTCCTGCGTGGCACCGGCGAATACATCGAATCTGGCGCGACCTACCCGGTCGGCCCCGGCGTTCTGTTTGCGTCTCCGCCCAACGTGGTTCACGAAATCCGGTCGCCCAAAACGCGCGACCTCGAACTGTTTTTCGTCTCCTTCACGACCAAAGGCTCGCCGGGCGGCATGGGCGACGAGGACGACCTGGTGGTGGAGGCGTTTCTACGCGGGCACGAGGTTTTGCTACCCGACATGTCTAGCCTTCGGCCATTCGTCGATCTCATCCTCGGCACCGCCAGCCAAGGGATGCAGAACAAACTCGCCCGACTCTTCGCGCTGGAAGCCATGGACCGCCTGCGAACCGGTCCAAAGTCGACCACCGAACGGGTTGCCGTCTCGCCCGAAATCCGCCGGGCCTTGGAGTTCATCGACTCTCAATGCGACCGCTCATTGACCATTGGTGAGGTCGCCGACCACGTCTCCCTCTCGGCCCGCTCGATCCATCGCCGGTTCGTCACGCAACTTGGGCACAGCGTCGCGAAGGAGATTCGCCGCCGAAAGATGCGGCGCGCCGCGCACCTGCTCCTCATGGGCTACTCGGTGCAGGAGGTCGCGCACACAGTCGGCATCGAGGACCCCAGCCAGTTTTCTGCCGCCTTCCTGGCCGAAATCGGCTCCCGGCCGAAGAAGTT